One Dermatophagoides farinae isolate YC_2012a chromosome 1, ASM2471394v1, whole genome shotgun sequence genomic region harbors:
- the LOC124493100 gene encoding WD repeat-containing protein 48 codes for MTSSLHQRTMASHQVRKKITISYVIRSEQERYHRSGINSLQYDPHLGRLYSAGRDSIIRIWNVYNPKTKSLMQPGGHIQQSINSRSSSNVSGNVAMNYSSSSSSSISHAHHHHQDDYYFCSMEHHTDWINDIVLCCDGRNLISASSDTTVKVWNAHKGICMSTLRTHRDYVKALAYAKDKELVASAGLDKAIYLWDVNTLTQLTTSNNTVTTTSFTGNRDSIYSLALNPAGTIIVSGSTENVLRVWDTRTSNKIMKLRGHTDNVRSLVISRDGTQCLSASSDGSIRLWSLGQQCCVATILVHDEGVWTLQANETFNTVYSGGKDRRVMMTDLRQPQIRTVICEANASILKLLLTPPDPRYIWVATTDSCIKCWSLTGNKRTSLPSSDCNRYVNDTSVNVSQTPSSTTTIMNGTSSNNCRKISNASSISSTSSSIAESQRSNDSLQLQPLNRRPELIIRGNPAIRSYHVLNDRRYIITKDNDNNVAIYDVLKACKVEDLGKTDFEAEIKRRFKMVYVPNWFSVDLKMGMLTIHLEEPDCFSAYVSARDFGLQAIGTGSSDNEDNTSATSAGNVTNNSSTQQDAKINLGCLVLLALFEYWPQTHTHLIDNDISVNADRDQHSHGDSMCNGNDTTSHHHSHRHHHGNGHNNTVSGSYPRHHPDLQGPINRYFSIPPHTPLIISENSGPGGSQHRTLLRIRICEAKQDNENGHLQEMVPMWVNNIVVERKWPAFNKISFFVHPHPSMELKNSKKEHFSAIDMLLIRKVIEHVYTKICKELFDQHSSIVNSTSSQQPMSGTSNGPTNSSSSNSSTPVTNNGPAYQSSNNGAMNGNKSFTSSTTGNPHANHNHHHHHHHHHHHHHQQQCNSTCSTRSSSSSSSTGSMCSRHSSSCHVGNGNNTSNSPLNHNGPAVRENGQDNDHHNDVAVNHRSTTAEERVELLCQDQVLDPNMDLRTVKHLIWKSSGDLVLYYRPIK; via the exons ATGACTAGCTCGTTACATCAACGTACGATGGCTAGCCATCAAGTACGAAAGAAAATTACCATCTCATATGTTATACGTTCCGAACAGGAACGTTATCATCGATCCGGCATAAATTCCCTACAGTATGATCCACATCTAGGACGATTATATTCAGCTGGAAGAGATTCGATAATTCGTATATGGAATGTTTATAATCCAAAAACTAAATCATTAATGCAACCCGGTGGCCATATTCAACAATCGATAAATTctcgatcatcatctaatgTTAGTGGAAATGTTGCTatgaattattcatcatcatcgtcgtcatcaatatcacacgctcatcatcaccatcaagatgattattatttctgcTCAATGGAACACCATACCGATTGGATTAATGATATTGTTCTATGCTGTGATGGCAGAAATCTGATTTCCGCATCTTCTGATACCACCGTCAAAGTTTGGAATGCTCACAAAGGTATCTGTATGTCCACGTTACGTACACATCGTGATTATGTCAAAGCATTAGCTTATGCTAAAGATAAAGAACTG GTTGCATCGGCCGGTCTTGATAAAGCAATCTATCTTTGGGATGTTAATACTTTGACTCAGCTAACTACATCGAACAATACAGTGACGACAACATCTTTCACTGGAAATCGTGATTCTATCTATTCATTAGCGTTGAATCCAGCCGGTACCATAATTGTTTCCGGTTCAACAGAAAATGTTCTACGTGTATGGGATACACgaacatcaaacaaaataatgaaattacgTGGTCATACGGATAATGTGCGGTCATTGGTTATTAGTCGCGATGGTACACAGTGCCTGTCAGCCAGTTCTGATGGATCTATTCGACTATGGTCATTAGGCCAACAATGTTGTGTGGCAACTATTCTGGTCCATGATGAAGGTGTTTGGACGTTACAAGCCAACGAAACATTCAACACTGTCTATTCTGGTGGAAAAGATCGTCGAGTAATGATGACTGATCTTCGTCAACCTCAAATTCGAACTGTGATATGTGAAGCGAATGCTTCCATCCTTAAACTGTTGCTGACACCTCCAGATCCTCGTTATATTTGGGTGGCTACCACCGACTCCTGTATTAAATGCTGGTCTTTAACCGGTAATAAAAGAACATCACTACCGTCGTCGGATTGTAATAGATATGTGAATGATACATCAGTCAACGTTTCTCAAACGCcatcttcaacaacaacaataatgaatggTACGTCTAGCAATAATTGCCGTAAAATATCGAATGCATCATCGATCTCTTCCACATCGTCCTCTATTGCTGAATCACAAAGAAGTAATGATTCATTGCAACTACAACCACTTAATCGGCGGCCAGAATTGATTATACGTGGTAATCCTGCCATTCGCAGCTATCACGTTCTTAATGATCGACGTTATATAATTACCAAAgataacgataataatgtaGCAATATATGATGTTCTGAAAGCATGTAAAGTAGAAGATTTAGGAAAAACGGATTTTGAAGCTGAAATCAAGCGGCGTTTCAAAATGGTTTACGTACCTAATTGGTTTTCGGTTGATTTAAAAATGGGAATGTTGACTATACATCTAGAAGAACCAGATTGTTTTAGCGCCTATGTTTCAGCTCGTGATTTTGGTCTTCAAGCCATTGGGACTGGAAGCAGTGATAATGAAGATAATACAAGTGCAACCAGTGCTGGAAACGTCACAAATAATTCCTCGACACAACAGGATGCCAAAATTAATCTTGGTTGTTTGGTACTTCTAGCATTGTTCGAATATTGGCCACAAACTCATACTCATctaattgataatgatatatcCGTGAATGCTGATCGTGATCAACATTCTCATGGTGATTCCATGtgtaatggtaatgatactacatcacatcatcattcacatagACATCATCATGGTAATGGCCATAATAACACTGTTAGTGGATCATATCCGAGGCATCATCCCGATCTACAGGGACCGATTAATCGATATTTTTCGATACCACCACATACACCGTTGATCATTAGTGAGAATAGTGGTCCAGGCGGTTCACAACATCGTACATTGCTGAGAATACGGATTTGTGAAGCCAAACAAGATAATGAGAATGGACATTTACAAGAAATGGTACCAATGTGGGTGAATAATATTGTCGTCGAACGTAAATGGCCTGCATTCAATAAAATCTCCTTCTTTGTCCATCCTCATCCATCGATGGAGTTGAAAAActcaaaaaaagaacattttAGTGCCATTGATATGCTTTTAATTCGTAAAGTGATTGAACATGTTTATACAAAGATATGTAAAGAATTGTTTGATCAACATTCAAGCATTGttaattcaacatcatcacaacaGCCAATGTCAGGTACATCGAATGGTCCAACAAACAGTTCTTCCAGCAATTCTTCAACACCCGTTACTAATAACGGTCCTGCTTATCAGTCATCCAATAATGGTGCaatgaatggaaataaatcatttacaTCCTCGACAACCGGTAATCCTCATgcaaatcataatcatcatcaccaccaccaccaccatcaccatcatcatcatcaacaacaatgtaatAGTACATGCAGCACACGAAGTTCAAGTAGTTCGAGTAGTACTGGTAGCATGTGCAGTAGACATTCATCTTCGTGTCATGTCGgaaatggtaataatacCTCGAATAGTCCTTTAAATCATAATGGACCAGCCGTAAGAGAAAATGGAcaagataatgatcatcataatgatgttgCCGTAAATCATCGTTCAACTACAGCGGAAGAACGTGTCGAATTACTTTGTCAAGATCAAGTTTTAGATCCTAACATGGATCTAAGAACTGTTAAACATTTAATATGGAAATCCAGTGGCGATCTGGTGCTCTATTATCGaccaatcaaataa